CACGAGGGTCGCGCGGACCTTCTCGACGCCGTACGCCTCCTGGAGGGGCGCGATGACCCGGGAGAGCCCCGTCGTGTTACAGGAGACGACCCGCGCGTAGTCGGCATCGCCCGCGGCATCGAAGTTCGAGCGGGCGTTGAAGCTCACGTCGGCGACGTCGGGCGACTCCCCGCCCTGAAAGAGCGCCGGGGTGTCGTGCGTCTCGTACAGCTCCCTGTTCTCCGCGCCGACGCCGGAGGGCGTGGCGTCGACGACGATGTCCGCCTCCGCGACGAGTTCGTCGACCGCGCCGGCGAGTTCGATGCCCGCCTCGGCGAACAGCGGGGCGCGCTCGGGGATCGCGGCGTACATCGAGTATCCTCGGCGAACCGCCGCGTGTGCCTCGTAGTTCGGCTGCGTCTTCGCGACCCCGACGACCTCCATGTCGGGCTGTGCTGTGACCGCGTCCGCGACGCGTTTCCCGATCGTCCCGTAGCCGTTGACTCCGATCTTCAACATACCCGCTTATCGACGAGACAGGTAATTAGTTATTTCGGACCCTAACACGGAGAAATTAACCCCTGGACGAGTAACGGATCCGATGTTTTCGCCGCGCGAGCGGTAAGATCCGCGGCGACGGTCGTGGATGAAAGGGTCGATTCGCGGGAGGGGGAAGAGCTAACAGAGTCCGCGGCTTTCGCGGCGGTATGGACGTGTCCGACACCGCGCTCGACGAGGCCGCCGCGACGGCCGTCCGACAGTGTCTCGCCGTCGCGCCGGGGGAAGCGTTCGTGGTCGTGACCGACGACAAGCGCCGCCCGATCGGGGAGCGCCTCTACGAGGCCGGCCGCGAGGTGACCGACGACGTCGTACTCCTGCGGTATCCGCCGGGGCCGCAACACGGGGCGGAGCCCCCGGGAGCGGTCGCGGCGGCGATGCGCGACGCGGACGTCTTCGTCGCGCCGACGACGAAGAGCCTGAGCCACACCCGCGCCCGCTCGGCCGCCTGCGAGAACGGGGCGCGCGGCGCGACGATGCCCGGGATCACGGAGGAGGTGATGATCGCGGGGCTGGACGCCGACTACGAGGCCATCGCCCGGCACTGCCGCGACGTGTTCGAGCAGGTCTCGGGGGCGACGGAGATACGGGTGACGACCGAGGCGGGGACGGACATCACGTTCGAGCCGGGCGACCGTGAGTGGCGCTCGGATACGGGCCTCGTCCACGACGCGGGGGCGTTCTCGAACCTCCCCGCGGGCGAGGTGTTCGTCTCGCCCGAGACCGCCTCGGGAACGTACGTCGTCGACGGGACGATGATGCCGCACGGCCTCTTGGACCACGAACTCCGGTTCGCGGTCGAAGACGGCTCCGTGACCGACATTTCGGACGACGCCGTGCGCGAACAGGTCGAAGCGGGTGCCGAGTCGGTGGGGAAGGACGCGTACAACCTCGCGGAACTCGGCATCGGGACGAACGTAGGCGTCTCCGAACTCGTCGGTTCGGTGCTCTTGGACGAGAAGGCCGCCGGAACGGTCCACATCGCCATCGGCGACGACGCCTCGATCGGCGGTGACACGGAGGCACCGCTCCACTTAGACGGGATCGTTCGGGAGCCGACCGTCTACGCCGACGGGGAGGAAGTGGAACTTCCGCGAGC
This Salinigranum marinum DNA region includes the following protein-coding sequences:
- a CDS encoding aminopeptidase; its protein translation is MDVSDTALDEAAATAVRQCLAVAPGEAFVVVTDDKRRPIGERLYEAGREVTDDVVLLRYPPGPQHGAEPPGAVAAAMRDADVFVAPTTKSLSHTRARSAACENGARGATMPGITEEVMIAGLDADYEAIARHCRDVFEQVSGATEIRVTTEAGTDITFEPGDREWRSDTGLVHDAGAFSNLPAGEVFVSPETASGTYVVDGTMMPHGLLDHELRFAVEDGSVTDISDDAVREQVEAGAESVGKDAYNLAELGIGTNVGVSELVGSVLLDEKAAGTVHIAIGDDASIGGDTEAPLHLDGIVREPTVYADGEEVELPRA